Proteins co-encoded in one Prunus persica cultivar Lovell chromosome G6, Prunus_persica_NCBIv2, whole genome shotgun sequence genomic window:
- the LOC18772155 gene encoding probable serine/threonine-protein kinase WNK9 isoform X1, protein MNGLVEPDYSDSEFVEVDPTGRYGRYNEILGKGASKTVYRAFDEYEGIEVAWNQVKLYDFLQSPEDLERLYCEIHLLKTLKHKNIMKFYTSWVDTANRNINFVTEMFTSGTLKQYRLKHKRVNIRAVKHWCRQILRGLLYLHSHDPPVIHRDLKCDNIFINGNQGEVKIGDLGLAAILRKSHAAHCVVGTPEFMAPEVYEEAYNELVDIYSFGMCILEMVTFEYPYSECTHPAQIYKKVVSGKKPDALYKVKDPEVRQFVEKCLATASLRLSARELLNDQFLQIDECDHDLRPVDYGRQIDDMGPLLRQPLFELHRSNSSFSNGYSNGFGYDSQNEWGYHPVDAESSGIELFEHHDDEHSEDVDISIKGKRREDGGIFLRLRIADKEGRIRNIYFPFDIETDTAFSVATEMVAELDITDQDVTRIADMIDGEIALLVPDWQPGPGIVETPRYANQGFCHNCASNHTSSGSMMEFLSNHPSAKNLQVLQCCKQGCASMHGRFEEVTYQADESEHHVTEGAPNESSQSDCLHYQEIWGQHESRELSSIGSGQSHSDGEYEKLDQLVTVEDEQDLELESNPASHAGNSTKNLSGSHSFSVIPSTYHDLSDTHENEIQEFRWLKAKHQMELRELRDQQIRLVSKSSDNGSKEHELANGVLSSLVSSTLQGLNNVMLSKSCAYDQRNLSPNFHANLNKSCEVMVSPNAEDEVTGKSFCTGSLLPQSLRRTVSLPVDAVDV, encoded by the exons ATGAATGGTCTTGTTGAACCAGATTACTCTGACTCTGAGTTTGTTGAAGTCGATCCAACTGGGAGATATGGCAGG TACAATGAAATCCTCGGCAAAGGAGCCTCAAAGACAGT TTACAGAGCATTTGATGAGTACGAAGGGATTGAAGTTGCTTGGAACCAGGTCAAGCTTTATGATTTCCTGCAAAGCCCTGAAGATCTTGAGAGGCTTTACTGTGAAATTCATCTCTTAAAGACATTGAAGCACAAAAACATTATGAAGTTCTACACTTCCTGGGTTGATACGGCAAACAGAAACATCAATTTTGTGACCGAAATGTTCACTTCTGGGACTCTTAAGCA GTACAGGCTAAAGCACAAGCGAGTTAACATCAGAGCAGTTAAGCATTGGTGTCGGCAGATCTTGAGAGGGCTTCTATATCTACATAGTCATGATCCTCCTGTGATCCATAGAGATCTCAAGTGTGACAACATCTTTATCAATGGAAACCAAGGGGAAGTGAAGATAGGTGATCTTGGTTTAGCAGCAATCTTAAGGAAATCACATGCCGCTCACTGTGTTG TAGGGACACCAGAGTTCATGGCTCCAGAGGTGTATGAAGAGGCATATAATGAGCTAGTTGACATTTATTCATTTGGGATGTGCATTTTGGAAATGGTCACTTTTGAATATCCATATAGTGAATGCACACATCCTGCTCAGATCTACAAGAAAGTTGTTTCT GGTAAAAAACCAGATGCTTTGTACAAAGTAAAAGATCCTGAAGTACGACAATTCGTTGAGAAATGCTTGGCAACTGCATCTTTGAGGCTCTCTGCAAGGGAGCTTttgaatgaccaatttctccAAATCGATGAATGTGATCATGATTTGAGACCAGTAGATTATGGCAGGCAGATAGATGACATGGGCCCTCTTTTAAGGCAGCCTCTTTTTGAGCTTCATCGAAGCAACAGTTCCTTTAGTAATGGATACTCAAATGGTTTTGGTTATGATTCCCAAAATGAATGGGGGTATCATCCTGTTGACGCCGAGTCAAGTGGAATTGAACTCTTTGAGCACCATGACGATGAACATTCTGAAGATGTTGACATAAGTATTAaagggaagagaagagaagatggtGGCATCTTTTTGAGACTTAGAATTGCAGATAAAGAAG GTCGTATCCGGAACATCTATTTCCCATTTGACATTGAGACCGATACAGCATTTAGTGTGGCAACCGAAATGGTTGCAGAGTTGGATATCACAGATCAGGATGTAACCAGAATAGCAGATATGATTGATGGGGAAATTGCTTTGTTGGTACCCGATTGGCAGCCAGGGCCAGGAATAGTGGAAACACCCCGATATGCTAACCAAGGCTTCTGTCACAATTGTGCTTCCAATCACACCTCTAGTGGTTCCATGATGGAGTTTCTGTCAAACCACCCTAGTGCCAAGAACTTGCAAGTTCTTCAATGTTGTAAACAAGGATGTGCTTCAATGCATGGCCGTTTTGAGGAGGTTACATACCAAGCCGATGAGTCTGAGCATCATGTGACAGAGGGTGCACCAAATGAATCAAGCCAATCGGACTGCCTTCATTACCAAGAAATTTGGGGACAGCACGAAAGTCGCGAACTTAGTTCAATAGGCTCTGGACAGAGTCATTCTGATGgagaatatgaaaaattggatcAGTTAGTCACGGTTGAGGATGAGCAAGATCTTGAATTGGAAAGCAATCCGGCATCCCATGCAGGAAATTCTACAAAAAATTTATCCGGTTCACATTCTTTTTCTGTGATCCCTTCAACTTACCATGACCTCTCAGACACTCATGAGAATGAAATTCAGGAGTTTAGATGGCTCAAAGCAAAGCACCAAATGGAGCTGAGGGAACTTAGAGATCAGCAGATAAGACTTGTCTCAAAATCTTCAGATAATGGAAGTAAAGAACATGAATTAGCTAACGGGGTCTTGTCATCTTTGGTATCAAGCACATTACAAGGACTCAACAATGTGATGCTCTCAAAATCTTGTGCTTATGATCAAAGAAATTTAAGTCCCAATTTCCATGCTAATCTCAATAAGAGCTGCGAGGTGATGGTGTCTCCTAATGCTGAGGATGAGGTCACTGGCAAGAGTTTCTGCACAGGGTCATTGCTTCCTCAGTCTCTTCGCAGGACAGTTTCTCTCCCAGTTGATGCAGTTGATGTATAA
- the LOC18774946 gene encoding uncharacterized protein LOC18774946: MSTSAVVLHALNNLTVTRFVEDATSFEKCSKECFGALDADGKGGLSREKLRAGFGKLLPGIGYVSQPKDEINVLHDAIFKRFDADQNGVIDCHEFKSLLMETMLAVARGIGGSPVLVALEHGSLLRKAAEHEQARTSN, translated from the coding sequence ATGAGCACGAGCGCTGTTGTTCTTCATGCCCTAAACAACTTGACCGTTACCAGATTCGTGGAAGACGCGACGTCGTTTGAGAAATGCAGCAAGGAATGTTTCGGTGCGCTTGATGCGGATGGCAAGGGAGGCTTATCGAGGGAAAAGCTCCGGGCAGGGTTTGGTAAGCTGTTGCCGGGCATAGGGTACGTGTCGCAGCCCAAGGACGAGATCAACGTTCTGCATGATGCGATATTTAAGAGATTTGATGCGGATCAAAATGGTGTGATTGATTGTCATGAGTTTAAGTCCCTGTTGATGGAGACCATGCTCGCCGTGGCACGAGGGATCGGAGGTTCGCCGGTTCTCGTGGCACTTGAGCATGGCAGCCTCCTTAGGAAGGCGGCTGAACATGAACAAGCTCGAACATCCAACTAG
- the LOC18772155 gene encoding probable serine/threonine-protein kinase WNK9 isoform X2, whose protein sequence is MNGLVEPDYSDSEFVEVDPTGRYGRYNEILGKGASKTVYRAFDEYEGIEVAWNQVKLYDFLQSPEDLERLYCEIHLLKTLKHKNIMKFYTSWVDTANRNINFVTEMFTSGTLKQYRLKHKRVNIRAVKHWCRQILRGLLYLHSHDPPVIHRDLKCDNIFINGNQGEVKIGDLGLAAILRKSHAAHCVGTPEFMAPEVYEEAYNELVDIYSFGMCILEMVTFEYPYSECTHPAQIYKKVVSGKKPDALYKVKDPEVRQFVEKCLATASLRLSARELLNDQFLQIDECDHDLRPVDYGRQIDDMGPLLRQPLFELHRSNSSFSNGYSNGFGYDSQNEWGYHPVDAESSGIELFEHHDDEHSEDVDISIKGKRREDGGIFLRLRIADKEGRIRNIYFPFDIETDTAFSVATEMVAELDITDQDVTRIADMIDGEIALLVPDWQPGPGIVETPRYANQGFCHNCASNHTSSGSMMEFLSNHPSAKNLQVLQCCKQGCASMHGRFEEVTYQADESEHHVTEGAPNESSQSDCLHYQEIWGQHESRELSSIGSGQSHSDGEYEKLDQLVTVEDEQDLELESNPASHAGNSTKNLSGSHSFSVIPSTYHDLSDTHENEIQEFRWLKAKHQMELRELRDQQIRLVSKSSDNGSKEHELANGVLSSLVSSTLQGLNNVMLSKSCAYDQRNLSPNFHANLNKSCEVMVSPNAEDEVTGKSFCTGSLLPQSLRRTVSLPVDAVDV, encoded by the exons ATGAATGGTCTTGTTGAACCAGATTACTCTGACTCTGAGTTTGTTGAAGTCGATCCAACTGGGAGATATGGCAGG TACAATGAAATCCTCGGCAAAGGAGCCTCAAAGACAGT TTACAGAGCATTTGATGAGTACGAAGGGATTGAAGTTGCTTGGAACCAGGTCAAGCTTTATGATTTCCTGCAAAGCCCTGAAGATCTTGAGAGGCTTTACTGTGAAATTCATCTCTTAAAGACATTGAAGCACAAAAACATTATGAAGTTCTACACTTCCTGGGTTGATACGGCAAACAGAAACATCAATTTTGTGACCGAAATGTTCACTTCTGGGACTCTTAAGCA GTACAGGCTAAAGCACAAGCGAGTTAACATCAGAGCAGTTAAGCATTGGTGTCGGCAGATCTTGAGAGGGCTTCTATATCTACATAGTCATGATCCTCCTGTGATCCATAGAGATCTCAAGTGTGACAACATCTTTATCAATGGAAACCAAGGGGAAGTGAAGATAGGTGATCTTGGTTTAGCAGCAATCTTAAGGAAATCACATGCCGCTCACTGTGTTG GGACACCAGAGTTCATGGCTCCAGAGGTGTATGAAGAGGCATATAATGAGCTAGTTGACATTTATTCATTTGGGATGTGCATTTTGGAAATGGTCACTTTTGAATATCCATATAGTGAATGCACACATCCTGCTCAGATCTACAAGAAAGTTGTTTCT GGTAAAAAACCAGATGCTTTGTACAAAGTAAAAGATCCTGAAGTACGACAATTCGTTGAGAAATGCTTGGCAACTGCATCTTTGAGGCTCTCTGCAAGGGAGCTTttgaatgaccaatttctccAAATCGATGAATGTGATCATGATTTGAGACCAGTAGATTATGGCAGGCAGATAGATGACATGGGCCCTCTTTTAAGGCAGCCTCTTTTTGAGCTTCATCGAAGCAACAGTTCCTTTAGTAATGGATACTCAAATGGTTTTGGTTATGATTCCCAAAATGAATGGGGGTATCATCCTGTTGACGCCGAGTCAAGTGGAATTGAACTCTTTGAGCACCATGACGATGAACATTCTGAAGATGTTGACATAAGTATTAaagggaagagaagagaagatggtGGCATCTTTTTGAGACTTAGAATTGCAGATAAAGAAG GTCGTATCCGGAACATCTATTTCCCATTTGACATTGAGACCGATACAGCATTTAGTGTGGCAACCGAAATGGTTGCAGAGTTGGATATCACAGATCAGGATGTAACCAGAATAGCAGATATGATTGATGGGGAAATTGCTTTGTTGGTACCCGATTGGCAGCCAGGGCCAGGAATAGTGGAAACACCCCGATATGCTAACCAAGGCTTCTGTCACAATTGTGCTTCCAATCACACCTCTAGTGGTTCCATGATGGAGTTTCTGTCAAACCACCCTAGTGCCAAGAACTTGCAAGTTCTTCAATGTTGTAAACAAGGATGTGCTTCAATGCATGGCCGTTTTGAGGAGGTTACATACCAAGCCGATGAGTCTGAGCATCATGTGACAGAGGGTGCACCAAATGAATCAAGCCAATCGGACTGCCTTCATTACCAAGAAATTTGGGGACAGCACGAAAGTCGCGAACTTAGTTCAATAGGCTCTGGACAGAGTCATTCTGATGgagaatatgaaaaattggatcAGTTAGTCACGGTTGAGGATGAGCAAGATCTTGAATTGGAAAGCAATCCGGCATCCCATGCAGGAAATTCTACAAAAAATTTATCCGGTTCACATTCTTTTTCTGTGATCCCTTCAACTTACCATGACCTCTCAGACACTCATGAGAATGAAATTCAGGAGTTTAGATGGCTCAAAGCAAAGCACCAAATGGAGCTGAGGGAACTTAGAGATCAGCAGATAAGACTTGTCTCAAAATCTTCAGATAATGGAAGTAAAGAACATGAATTAGCTAACGGGGTCTTGTCATCTTTGGTATCAAGCACATTACAAGGACTCAACAATGTGATGCTCTCAAAATCTTGTGCTTATGATCAAAGAAATTTAAGTCCCAATTTCCATGCTAATCTCAATAAGAGCTGCGAGGTGATGGTGTCTCCTAATGCTGAGGATGAGGTCACTGGCAAGAGTTTCTGCACAGGGTCATTGCTTCCTCAGTCTCTTCGCAGGACAGTTTCTCTCCCAGTTGATGCAGTTGATGTATAA
- the LOC18774836 gene encoding DNA damage-repair/toleration protein DRT102 has translation MAEEASTKRPLKIVAGADSFGCSLKDALVSHLRSLNIDVEDLGTSSYYSIAADVGRRVSSSSDGAVETRGLVACGTGVGVAIFANKFPGVFAATCLNPSEAQNARSINNSNVLAVSGMSTAPDSAIEILDTWLNTPFKSPCPASDSKPWPPEIETFLDNSIKEMPKIGAEEEKQAALGSEEASCTLCCLVKNRKLNPIDIIPGGSMKILRETPTSAIVRFKAGSVEPAHHHTFGHDLVVLEGKKSVWNLTKKARYDLGVGDYLFTPAGDSHRVKYYEDTEFFIKWEGQWDMFFDEELEAAHKAVAQELENGSN, from the coding sequence ATGGCCGAGGAAGCGAGCACTAAGCGCCCACTGAAAATCGTAGCAGGCGCCGACTCCTTTGGCTGCTCTCTCAAAGATGCCTTAGTCTCCCACCTCCGCTCTCTCAACATCGACGTCGAAGACCTCGGTACCTCCTCCTACTACTCCATCGCCGCCGATGTCGGCCGCCGcgtctcctcctcctctgaCGGCGCCGTCGAAACCCGCGGCCTCGTCGCCTGCGGCACCGGCGTCGGAGTCGCCATCTTCGCCAACAAGTTCCCGGGCGTGTTCGCCGCCACGTGTCTCAACCCCTCCGAAGCCCAAAACGCTCGCTCCATCAACAACTCCAACGTCCTCGCCGTCTCCGGCATGTCCACGGCACCGGACTCCGCCATCGAGATCCTCGACACCTGGCTCAACACCCCTTTCAAATCCCCCTGTCCCGCCTCCGACTCCAAGCCCTGGCCTCCAGAAATCGAGACTTTTCTCGACAATTCGATTAAAGAAATGCCCAAAATTggagctgaagaagaaaagcaagcaGCTTTGGGTTCGGAGGAGGCTTCTTGTACTCTGTGTTGTTTGGTGAAGAATCGGAAACTGAACCCGATTGATATTATTCCTGGTGGGTCGATGAAGATTCTGAGAGAGACTCCAACATCGGCGATAGTCAGGTTCAAGGCCGGGAGCGTCGAGCCTGCGCATCACCACACGTTTGGGCACGACTTGGTTGTGTTGGAGGGGAAGAAGAGCGTGTGGAATTTGACGAAGAAGGCGAGGTACGATCTGGGTGTTGGAGATTACTTGTTTACACCAGCTGGGGATTCGCACAGAGTCAAGTACTATGAGGATACTGAGTTTTTTATAAAATGGGAGGGCCAGTGGGATATGTTCTTTGATGAGGAACTTGAGGCTGCACACAAGGCTGTTGCGCAGGAATTGGAGAATGGGTCGAACTGA
- the LOC18773485 gene encoding uncharacterized protein LOC18773485 has translation MAGGLCYSCTASVRLPMLLQSKTIRGTRCSSAAPDNNNHKRDTPQVLKIAVSGVTELLRLLSSFNKTTRLNGVSDKGRDEFSVSGIDEVLMILKSDYENAYFVTGIFTSAIYAEDCIFEDPTIRFRGKELYSRNLKLLVPFFESPSIGLEKIEKGINSEASFVLATWKLRTYLKLPWRPLISIDGSTVYDLDDKFKIVRHAESWNVSAIEAIGQLFTPSYGRSNE, from the exons ATGGCGGGAGGATTGTGTTACAGTTGCACTGCAAGTGTACGGCTTCCTATGCTCTTGCAGTCCAAG ACAATCCGTGGCACCCGATGCTCCTCAGCCGCACCGGATAACAACAATCACAAGAGAGACACCCCACAGGTTTTGAAAATCGCTGTGAGCGGCGTCACTGAGCTTCTCAGGCTTCTCTCTTCCTTCAACAAAACAACCAG ACTGAATGGAGTGAGTGACAAAGGGAGAGATGAGTTTTCAGTTTCGGGCATTGATGAAGTTTTAATGATTCTCAAATCTGATTACGAGAATGCGTATTTTGTTACAG GGATTTTCACTTCTGCAATCTACGCTGAAGATTGTATCTTTGAAGATCCAACTATCAGATTTCGAG GTAAGGAGTTGTATTCTCGCAACTTGAAATTGCTTGTTCCTTTCTTTGAATCTCCATCAATTGGATTAGAAAAGATCGAGAAG GGTATCAATTCTGAAGCAAGTTTTGTGCTAGCAACATGGAAACTCAG GACCTACCTGAAACTTCCGTGGAGGCCTCTCATTAGCATTGATGGAAGCACGGTCTATGACTTAGATGATAAGTTTAAA ATTGTAAGGCATGCTGAGAGTTGGAATGTCTCTGCAATTGAGGCAATTGGCCAGCTGTTCACGCCTAGTTATGGAAGGTCCAACGAATGA
- the LOC18775124 gene encoding uncharacterized protein LOC18775124 has protein sequence MLDTMIPACFSQPNTLSSSSQVPQNLITCIYQTQLCNSPTYLTLTWSKNLFSHSLTIHASDSFSITISLNPSTFSFFRTKPGSKSISLTHNHCQKIKLYWDFTRADFTHNSAEPESCFYIAISCNAKIEFFLGDLLDEFTRRSGVVVTHKLSQPALLSRREHVFGRRNYISRAQFLGSKHEIGIECSEGTLKVKVDGVISLIVKRLAWKFRGNERIFVGGVEFEFYWDVFNWVNNHNGANGNGHGVFVFQVGDGGVWPEMVGPEKRLMRKSLSTSAASASMPSMTSLSPSPSCSSVLQWAEESSDGGRSSCSSSTRSYGSNGGFSLLLYAWKRD, from the coding sequence ATGTTGGACACCATGATCCCAGCATGTTTCAGCCAGCCCAACACACTCTCAAGCAGCTCTCAAGTGCCCCAAAACCTTATAACCTGCATATATCAAACTCAGCTTTGTAACTCACCCACATATCTCACTCTCACTTGGTCCAAAAACCTCTTCTCTCACTCTCTAACCATTCATGCCTCAGACTCTTTTTCCATCACCATCTCCCTCAACCCATCAACCTTCTCATTCTTCAGAACCAAACCAGGCTCCAAATCCATCTCTCTAACCCACAACCATTGCCAAAAAATCAAGCTTTACTGGGACTTCACCCGGGCTGACTTCACTCACAACTCGGCTGAGCCAGAGTCTTGCTTCTACATCGCCATTTCTTGCAATGCCAAAATTGAATTCTTTCTTGGGGATCTTTTGGACGAGTTCACTCGGCGGTCAGGGGTAGTTGTGACTCACAAACTCAGCCAACCTGCCCTGTTGTCAAGGCGGGAACATGTGTTTGGGCGCAGGAATTACATATCCAGAGCTCAGTTCTTGGGGTCaaaacatgaaattggaaTAGAGTGTAGCGAGGGTACACTCAAAGTAAAAGTAGATGGAGTGATAAGCCTGATTGTCAAAAGGTTGGCTTGGAAATTCAGAGGCAATGAGAGAATTTTTGTTGGTGgagttgaatttgaattttactGGGACGTGTTCAACTGGGTTAATAATCATAACGGTGCTAATGGGAATGGTCATggtgtatttgtttttcaagtggGTGATGGTGGGGTGTGGCCAGAAATGGTAGGTCCTGAGAAGAGGTTGATGAGGAAGAGCTTGTCAACATCGGCTGCTTCGGCATCAATGCCGTCGATGACTTCGTTGTCCCCGTCGCCGTCATGCTCAAGTGTGTTGCAATGGGCAGAGGAGAGTAGTGATGGGGGGAGAAGTTCATGTTCTTCATCCACTAGGTCATATGGTAGTAATGGGGGGTTTTCTCTGTTGCTGTATGCTTGGAAGAGGGACTGA
- the LOC18772155 gene encoding serine/threonine-protein kinase WNK1 isoform X3 yields MAPEVYEEAYNELVDIYSFGMCILEMVTFEYPYSECTHPAQIYKKVVSGKKPDALYKVKDPEVRQFVEKCLATASLRLSARELLNDQFLQIDECDHDLRPVDYGRQIDDMGPLLRQPLFELHRSNSSFSNGYSNGFGYDSQNEWGYHPVDAESSGIELFEHHDDEHSEDVDISIKGKRREDGGIFLRLRIADKEGRIRNIYFPFDIETDTAFSVATEMVAELDITDQDVTRIADMIDGEIALLVPDWQPGPGIVETPRYANQGFCHNCASNHTSSGSMMEFLSNHPSAKNLQVLQCCKQGCASMHGRFEEVTYQADESEHHVTEGAPNESSQSDCLHYQEIWGQHESRELSSIGSGQSHSDGEYEKLDQLVTVEDEQDLELESNPASHAGNSTKNLSGSHSFSVIPSTYHDLSDTHENEIQEFRWLKAKHQMELRELRDQQIRLVSKSSDNGSKEHELANGVLSSLVSSTLQGLNNVMLSKSCAYDQRNLSPNFHANLNKSCEVMVSPNAEDEVTGKSFCTGSLLPQSLRRTVSLPVDAVDV; encoded by the exons ATGGCTCCAGAGGTGTATGAAGAGGCATATAATGAGCTAGTTGACATTTATTCATTTGGGATGTGCATTTTGGAAATGGTCACTTTTGAATATCCATATAGTGAATGCACACATCCTGCTCAGATCTACAAGAAAGTTGTTTCT GGTAAAAAACCAGATGCTTTGTACAAAGTAAAAGATCCTGAAGTACGACAATTCGTTGAGAAATGCTTGGCAACTGCATCTTTGAGGCTCTCTGCAAGGGAGCTTttgaatgaccaatttctccAAATCGATGAATGTGATCATGATTTGAGACCAGTAGATTATGGCAGGCAGATAGATGACATGGGCCCTCTTTTAAGGCAGCCTCTTTTTGAGCTTCATCGAAGCAACAGTTCCTTTAGTAATGGATACTCAAATGGTTTTGGTTATGATTCCCAAAATGAATGGGGGTATCATCCTGTTGACGCCGAGTCAAGTGGAATTGAACTCTTTGAGCACCATGACGATGAACATTCTGAAGATGTTGACATAAGTATTAaagggaagagaagagaagatggtGGCATCTTTTTGAGACTTAGAATTGCAGATAAAGAAG GTCGTATCCGGAACATCTATTTCCCATTTGACATTGAGACCGATACAGCATTTAGTGTGGCAACCGAAATGGTTGCAGAGTTGGATATCACAGATCAGGATGTAACCAGAATAGCAGATATGATTGATGGGGAAATTGCTTTGTTGGTACCCGATTGGCAGCCAGGGCCAGGAATAGTGGAAACACCCCGATATGCTAACCAAGGCTTCTGTCACAATTGTGCTTCCAATCACACCTCTAGTGGTTCCATGATGGAGTTTCTGTCAAACCACCCTAGTGCCAAGAACTTGCAAGTTCTTCAATGTTGTAAACAAGGATGTGCTTCAATGCATGGCCGTTTTGAGGAGGTTACATACCAAGCCGATGAGTCTGAGCATCATGTGACAGAGGGTGCACCAAATGAATCAAGCCAATCGGACTGCCTTCATTACCAAGAAATTTGGGGACAGCACGAAAGTCGCGAACTTAGTTCAATAGGCTCTGGACAGAGTCATTCTGATGgagaatatgaaaaattggatcAGTTAGTCACGGTTGAGGATGAGCAAGATCTTGAATTGGAAAGCAATCCGGCATCCCATGCAGGAAATTCTACAAAAAATTTATCCGGTTCACATTCTTTTTCTGTGATCCCTTCAACTTACCATGACCTCTCAGACACTCATGAGAATGAAATTCAGGAGTTTAGATGGCTCAAAGCAAAGCACCAAATGGAGCTGAGGGAACTTAGAGATCAGCAGATAAGACTTGTCTCAAAATCTTCAGATAATGGAAGTAAAGAACATGAATTAGCTAACGGGGTCTTGTCATCTTTGGTATCAAGCACATTACAAGGACTCAACAATGTGATGCTCTCAAAATCTTGTGCTTATGATCAAAGAAATTTAAGTCCCAATTTCCATGCTAATCTCAATAAGAGCTGCGAGGTGATGGTGTCTCCTAATGCTGAGGATGAGGTCACTGGCAAGAGTTTCTGCACAGGGTCATTGCTTCCTCAGTCTCTTCGCAGGACAGTTTCTCTCCCAGTTGATGCAGTTGATGTATAA